In Oryza sativa Japonica Group chromosome 2, ASM3414082v1, the following are encoded in one genomic region:
- the LOC4330942 gene encoding LOW QUALITY PROTEIN: protein TONSOKU-like (The sequence of the model RefSeq protein was modified relative to this genomic sequence to represent the inferred CDS: inserted 2 bases in 1 codon), translating to MGRGGGGRWKKEEEEELKAAKRGYREAVAEGNREEEARWANVIGDIHKRRGEYVEALRWLRIDYEVSVKYLPQRHLLPSCQSLGEVHLRLGNSSEALTYQKKHLQLAKEADDLVEQQRGSTQLGRTYYEILLRSENDHSAIRNAKKYFKSSMKLARVLKENPSSQKSLFLKELIDAYNNMGMLELELDNYEEAEKLLVQGLKICDEEEVHQYDDARSRLHHNLGNVYIELRNWNRAKGHIEKDIEICRKIRHTQGEAKGFINLGEVHSRVQKYEDAKLCYNKALQITKCLEDEDALMDQIHQNIETVTKAAKVLEEMKIYEQKLKKLARDTSNARGTSKERKLLLEQYAWLANLMEKARMITAWPKLKEFSKGQKRVANELHDKEKQSDSLLVIGESYQKLRNFSKARKWCMKSWNMYRSIGNLEGQALAKVNIGNVLDSCGDWAGALQAYEEAYRIAVKGGLSNVQLDALENMHYSHMVRFDNIEEAKKLQQEIDNLKRMSDQHEARDTVSDYCSETESEDGNVSDNILNTEDNDGNIANNSSEEFDDDVVLASLVHKSRSSKTKASKMHSSTKNVDGSCGMDESPEEDVSKSFSNHYGRKRVRVVISDDEAEEAPEIDQSKRTLTGRADSLSTSERIANTANRNRNQHTSHPIETREVDSVCTPCPAEESICSFKSGSPVCHGNDGPDLGASSIGKLSVSKPAASGSKVGTLASNSRPQGQNAVGLQSSDADHKFWVFKIGEHLVYLDANACTREGAFSIESLKVEVACVYYLQIPDDKRSKGLLPIIGELKCCGKVLDDTDSRDYIDQLASEQKSIDVVIDDWVPKRLMKLYVDFCTKLSEAPNKKLLKKLYNLEVSEDEVIVSDCGLQDLSITPFLDALKLHKTIAVLDLSHNMLGNQTIERLQQIFSSSSQTYGGLTLDLHCNRFGPTALFQICECAVMTNRLEVLNLSGNRLTDACGSYLFTVLQKCKALYSLNVEQCSITSRTVQKMADALHEGSVLSHLSLGNNNPISGNTMLSLLSKLASLKRFSELSLTGIKLNKLMADKLCLLAQSSCLSGFLLGGTNIGSGGATKLTEALSCASQELLRLDLSNCGLTTPDFSQLXRNLSKINIIDLNLGGNSFTLEGCEAIGVLLSNPQCSLRSLTLDRCNLGLAGIVGIIQALAGNDRLEELRIAENTNLALQRTLQYDEDAQDVSPGTDQNQRTNAEANDRIDPDKMEVPDSEDEEAVYEDTRAATGSDGSCASSCQRNSSSGCHAIQELADAIISAKQLKVLDLSRNGLSEEDIQSLYSAWASGPRGDGMARRHVAKEVVHFAVDGMNCCGLKPCCRRDLQM from the exons atggggcgcggcggcgggggacggtggaagaaggaggaggaggaggagctgaagGCGGCGAAGCGGGGGTaccgggaggcggtggcggaggggaaccgggaggaggaggcgcggtggGCGAACGTCATCGGCGACATCCACAAGCGGCGGGGGGAGTACGTGGAGGCGCTCCGGTGGCTGCGGATCGACTACGAGGTCTCTGTCAAGTACCTCCCCCagcgccacctcctcccctcctgccaGTCGCTCGGCGAGGTCCACCTCCGCCTCGGCAACTCCTCCGAGGCCCTCACCTACCAG AAGAAGCACTTACAACTTGCCAAGGAGGCTGATGACCTTGTTGAGCAGCAGAGAGGTAGCACCCAGCTTGGCAGAACTTACTATGAGATCCTTCTAAGATCTGAGAATGATCACAGTGCCATTCGGAATGCCAAGAAATATTTCAAATCATCCATGAAGCTAGCAAGGGTTCTAAAGGAGAATCCATCGTCTCAGAAGTCTCTCTTCCTAAAGGAGCTTATTGATGCGTACAATAATATGGGCATGCTTGAACTGGAACTGGATAATTATGAAGAAGCTGAGAAATTACTTGTTCAGGGTCTGAAGATATGTGATGAGGAAGAGGTACACCAGTATGACGATGCTCGCAGTAGGCTCCATCACAATCTAGGTAATGTTTATATTGAACTACGCAACTGGAACAGAGCCAAGGGCCATATTGAGAAGGACATAGAGATATGTAGAAAAATACGCCATACTCAAGGCGAGGCAAAGGGATTTATAAATCTGGGGGAGGTCCATTCCCGTGTTCAAAAGTATGAAGATGCAAAGCTTTGTTACAATAAAGCTCTTCAAATAACAAAGTGCTTGGAAGATGAGGATGCACTAATGGACCAAATCCATCAGAATATTGAAACTGTTACCAAAGCAGCCAAAGTACTTGAGGAAATGAAGATATACGAGCAGAAGCTGAAAAAGCTTGCCAGAGACACTTCTAATGCTCGTGGAACATCTAAAGAGAGGAAGCTCCTCCTTGAGCAGTATGCTTGGCTGGCTAATCTTATGGAGAAGGCAAGGATGATAACTGCATGGCCAAAA CTCAAGGAATTTTCGAAAGGACAAAAGAGGGTAGCAAATGAACTCCATGACAAGGAAAAACAGAGCGACTCTCTTTTGGTTATAGGAGAATCTTACCAAAAGCTTAGAAACTTCAGCAAAGCTCGTAAATGGTGCATGAAAAGCTGGAATATGTATCGATCAATCGGAAACTTGGAG GGTCAAGCATTAGCAAAAGTGAACATTGGGAATGTtcttgattcttgtggtgactGGGCTGGTGCGTTGCAAGCTTATGAAGAAGCATACAG AATTGCTGTGAAAGGTGGCCTTTCAAACGTGCAACTAGATGCCCTTGAAAACATGCATTACAGTCACATGGTCAGATTTGATAACATTGAAGAAGCGAA AAAACTGCAGCAAGAAATAGACAACCTGAAGAGAATGTCTGATCAACATGAAGCAAGGGATACAGTTAGTGACTATTGCTCAGAAACTGAAAGTGAAGATGGCAATGTATCTGATAATATCCTCAATACAGAGGATAATGATGGGAATATTGCAAATAATAGTTCTGAGGAATTTGATGATGATGTTGTTCTTGCCTCACTTGTTCATAAAAGTAGGTCTTCTAAGACCAAAGCATCTAAGATGCATAGTAGTACAAAGAATGTTGATGGGTCATGTGGCATGGATGAGAGCCCTGAAGAAGATGTAAGTAAATCATTTAGCAACCATTATGGTAGAAAGCGTGTTCGAGTTGTAATATCAGATGATGAAGCTGAAGAAGCTCCTGAAATTGATCAGTCAAAAAGAACACTTACTGGTCGAGCAGATAGTCTGTCTACCTCAG AGCGAATTGCAAATACAGCAAACAGAAACAGAAATCAG CATACCTCTCATCCCATTGAGACCAGAGAAGTAGACAGTGTCTGCACTCCCTGCCCTGCTGAGGAAAGTATTTGTTCATTCAAATCTGGTAGTCCTGTTTGTCATGGTAATGATGGCCCAGATTTAGGAGCTTCTAGCATAGGGAAGTTATCTGTGTCCAAACCAGCAGCGAGTGGTTCCAAGGTTGGTACACTTGCATCAAACAGTCGGCCCCAAGGTCAAAATGCTGTCGGCCTTCAATCCTCAGATGCTGATCAT AAGTTCTGGGTGTTCAAAATTGGTGAACATTTGGTTTACTTGGACGCAAATGCATGTACACGTGAGGGTGCCTTTAGCATTGAGTCTCTTAAAGTTGAAGTGGCATGCGTGTACTATCTTCAGATTCCTGATGATAAGAGGTCCAAAG GTTTGTTGCCTATTATTGGGGAACTCAAGTGTTGTGGGAAGGTACTAGATGACACAGACTCACGAGATTATATTGATCAACTTGCCTCTGAACAGAAGTCCATTGATGTTGTTATTGATG ATTGGGTGCCAAAGCGGCTGATGAAATTGTATGTTGATTTCTGCACAAAGTTATCAGAAGCGCCAAACAAGAAGCTCTTAAAGAAATTATATAATCTTGAA GTCTCTGAAGATGAAGTTATTGTGTCTGATTGTGGACTCCAAGACCTGTCGATCACACCTTTTCTTGATGctctaaaattacataaaacaatAGCTGTGTTGGATCTTTCCCATAATATGCTAG GAAACCAAACAATTGAGAGGCTTCAACAAATATTTTCTTCATCAAGCCAAACATATGGTGGCTTGACACTGGATTTACATTGTAATCGATTTGGTCCAACTGCTTTATTTCAG ATATGTGAGTGTGCTGTTATGACTAATCGATTAGAAGTACTTAATCTGTCTGGGAATCGCCTCACAGATGCATGCGGTTCTTACCTTTTCACAGTCCTACAGAAGTGCAAAG CACTGTACAGCTTGAATGTCGAGCAATGTTCTATCACATCAAGAACAGTTCAGAAGATGGCAGATGCACTGCATGAAGGGTCTGTCCTTTCACATCTCTCCTTAG GAAACAACAATCCAATTTCTGGAAATACAATGCTTAGCCTTCTCTCCAAACTTGCCTCTCTGAAAAG GTTTTCGGAACTAAGCCTGACTGGTATAAAACTGAATAAGTTAATGGCTGATAAGCTGTGTCTACTTGCACAATCCTCATGCTTATCAGGATTTCTGCTAGGTGGAACTAACATTGGATCA GGAGGGGCAACTAAGCTTACTGAGGCACTCTCCTGTGCATCACAAGAATTGCTGAGATTGGATTTATCCAACTGTGGGCTTACAACTCCTGATTTCTCACAACT TAGAAATCTTTCTAAAATTAATATTATTGACTTGAACCTTGGAGGAAATTCTTTTACCCTAGAG GGATGTGAAGCTATTGGGGTATTGCTTTCGAATCCCCAATGCAGTCTCAGATCTCTCACCCTTGATAGATGCAATCTTGGGCTTGCTGGCATCGTGGGCATTATTCAAGCACTAGCAG GAAATGACCGATTGGAGGAACTACGCATTGCTGAGAACACAAACCTGGCACTACAGAGAACATTGCAGTACGATGAAGACGCGCAGGATGTATCACCAGGTACTGACCAAAACCAACGTACCAATGCTGAAGCGAACGATCGCATAGACCCTGATAAGATGGAGGTGCCGGATAGCGAAGACGAAGAGGCAGTCTACGAGGATACCCGTGCAGCGACCGGCTCAGATGGGAGCTGTGCAAGTTCATGCCAGAGAAACTCCTCTTCTGGTTGCCATGCCATCCAAGAACTCGCTGATGCCATCATTTCTGCAAAGCAACTGAAGGTGCTCGATCTCAGTCGGAACGGGTTGTCGGAAGAGGATATCCAGTCACTGTATTCTGCTTGGGCTTCTGGCCCTAGAGGTGATGGAATGGCTCGCAGACATGTTGCCAAGGAGGTGGTACATTTTGCGGTGGATGGGATGAATTGCTGCGGCCTGAAGCCCTGCTGCAGAAGAGACTTGCAGATGTAG